A genomic region of Notamacropus eugenii isolate mMacEug1 chromosome 3, mMacEug1.pri_v2, whole genome shotgun sequence contains the following coding sequences:
- the SLC25A38 gene encoding mitochondrial glycine transporter isoform X1, with protein MSETEWTPSWTSHWGGATPYFSPLPSDWPDSLGPPRDWHSRSLPASSQLHPAIKAFLCGSISGTCSTLLFQPLDLLKTRLQALQPAHHGSKRIGMVSLLCKVVRTESLLGLWKGMSASIARCVPGVGIYFGTLYYMKQYFLLGQPPTALQSVMLGIGSRTVAGVCLLPITVVKARYESGKYDYDSIHGALKNIYRTEGHKGLFRGLTATLLRDAPFSGIYLMFYNQTKKVIMKDELDTALVPFLNFSCGAFAGILASLATQPADVVKTHMQLSPEKFRRIDQTVTVIFKDYGLVGFFYGSVPRALRRTLMAAVAWTVYEEMMAKMGLKS; from the exons ATGTCGGAGACCGAGTGGACACCCTCATG GACCTCCCACTGGGGCGGGGCCACACCTTATTTCTCGCCCCTGCCTTCTGATTGGCCAGACTCCTTAGGGCCGCCTCGGGATTGGCACAGCCGGAGTCTACCAGCTTCCTCCCAG TTGCATCCTGCCATAAAGGCCTTTCTTTGTGGTTCCATCAGTGGGACGTGTTCCACACTTCTTTTTCAACCTCTGGATCTTCTTAAAACCCGACTTCAGGCTCTCCAACCAGCACACCATGG GTCAAAACGCATTGGAATGGTATCTTTGTTATGCAAGGTTGTTCGCACAGAGAGTCTGCTTGGACTTTGGAAAGGAATGTCTGCG TCCATTGCAAGATGTGTCCCTGGAGTTGGGATCTACTTTGGGACTCTCTACTACATGAAGCAGTACTTTCTCCTGGGGCAGCCCCCTACAGCCCTTCAGTCTGTCATGCTGGGTATTGGCTCCCGAACTGTTGCAGGGGTCTGCTTGTTACCCATTACTGTGGTCAAGGCACGGTATGAG AGTGGGAAGTATGACTATGACAGCATCCATGGTGCTCTGAAGAACATCTATCGCACAGAAGGGCACAAGGGCTTGTTCAGGGGATTGACAGCCACACTCCTTCGAGATGCACCCTTTTCTGGGATCTACCTGATGTTTTACAACCAGACCAAAAAGGTCATAATGAAAG ATGAATTGGACACCGCCCTTGTGCCCTTTTTGAACTTCAGTTGTGGGGCCTTTGCTGGCATTCTGGCATCATTGGCAACTCAGCCTGCAGATGTTGTCAAAACACACATGCAGTTGTCACCGGAGAAATTTAGGAGGATTGACCAAACTGTCACGGTCATCTTCAAA GATTATGGGCTAGTCGGATTCTTCTACGGTAGTGTTCCTCGTGCCCTTAGACGAACTCTGATGGCAGCAGTGGCATGGACAGTCTATGAAGAAATGATGGCTAAGATGGGTCTGAAGTCCTGA
- the SLC25A38 gene encoding mitochondrial glycine transporter isoform X2, whose amino-acid sequence MIQKSRAPLLKTQDVGDRVDTLMLHPAIKAFLCGSISGTCSTLLFQPLDLLKTRLQALQPAHHGSKRIGMVSLLCKVVRTESLLGLWKGMSASIARCVPGVGIYFGTLYYMKQYFLLGQPPTALQSVMLGIGSRTVAGVCLLPITVVKARYESGKYDYDSIHGALKNIYRTEGHKGLFRGLTATLLRDAPFSGIYLMFYNQTKKVIMKDELDTALVPFLNFSCGAFAGILASLATQPADVVKTHMQLSPEKFRRIDQTVTVIFKDYGLVGFFYGSVPRALRRTLMAAVAWTVYEEMMAKMGLKS is encoded by the exons ATGATCCAGAAGTCCCGGGCCCCGCTGCTCAAAACTCAGGATGTCGGAGACCGAGTGGACACCCTCATG TTGCATCCTGCCATAAAGGCCTTTCTTTGTGGTTCCATCAGTGGGACGTGTTCCACACTTCTTTTTCAACCTCTGGATCTTCTTAAAACCCGACTTCAGGCTCTCCAACCAGCACACCATGG GTCAAAACGCATTGGAATGGTATCTTTGTTATGCAAGGTTGTTCGCACAGAGAGTCTGCTTGGACTTTGGAAAGGAATGTCTGCG TCCATTGCAAGATGTGTCCCTGGAGTTGGGATCTACTTTGGGACTCTCTACTACATGAAGCAGTACTTTCTCCTGGGGCAGCCCCCTACAGCCCTTCAGTCTGTCATGCTGGGTATTGGCTCCCGAACTGTTGCAGGGGTCTGCTTGTTACCCATTACTGTGGTCAAGGCACGGTATGAG AGTGGGAAGTATGACTATGACAGCATCCATGGTGCTCTGAAGAACATCTATCGCACAGAAGGGCACAAGGGCTTGTTCAGGGGATTGACAGCCACACTCCTTCGAGATGCACCCTTTTCTGGGATCTACCTGATGTTTTACAACCAGACCAAAAAGGTCATAATGAAAG ATGAATTGGACACCGCCCTTGTGCCCTTTTTGAACTTCAGTTGTGGGGCCTTTGCTGGCATTCTGGCATCATTGGCAACTCAGCCTGCAGATGTTGTCAAAACACACATGCAGTTGTCACCGGAGAAATTTAGGAGGATTGACCAAACTGTCACGGTCATCTTCAAA GATTATGGGCTAGTCGGATTCTTCTACGGTAGTGTTCCTCGTGCCCTTAGACGAACTCTGATGGCAGCAGTGGCATGGACAGTCTATGAAGAAATGATGGCTAAGATGGGTCTGAAGTCCTGA